The bacterium genome segment TGACCCGGGCCCGGTACTGGGCTATCACATAGTGCTGCAGCTCGTCGATCAGGCCCATGGCGGCCAGCTGTCCGGCCGTGATCTGAACCCCTGAACGGTTCATTTTATAGGCCAATTGCCGGGCGGCGCCCAGATCGGCCAGTATCACGTTGCCGGAAAGGGAAAAAAGGCCCTCGTCGCAGCCGTACTTCTTTCTGGCGGCGGCCGAGATGTGAAACTCATAGCCGGGATGGGGCCCGGAAGGAAAGACTGCCGGTGGCAGGATTATTTTGGTTTTGCGGTTCATTAAATATTGGTTTTATCTGATCTGTTATGCCCCAATATTATACCTTATTTTGGGGATAAAGCAATCTGTTTTTACGGAAAGCTCGACAAAAAGCCGGCCCTGATCAGGGCCGGCTTTAACATATCCAATAAAATGCTTTTTATTAGGAAGCCATGAGGCCATGAAATTATTCCTGCCTTCATGGTTTCCTTATAGAGATAGAAAGGGCGAAGGGAAGCGATTCCGTTTGTTAAATCTCCCACCTTTAAAAATGCACTTTATCGCCTGCTTTTATCCCCTGGCTCTGGAACCACCCGGCGTTGGCCTCTATGGCGTAAAGGGCCTGGCCCTGGGACAGGTACCTCGGCCCTTCGTCCAGCGGTTTCATCCGGAGGATGTTGAGGATGCTGCCGTCCCGGGCCACGAAGGCTATGTCCAGAGGAAGGTAGGTGTTCTTCATCCAAAAGGAAAGCGGCTGGGGATACTCGAATACGAACAGCATCCCTTCGTCCTGGGGCATCTGACGTCGGAACATAAGGCCCTGGGACCGGGCGGCCTCATCCCCGGCCACTTCCACCCACAGCCTGGCCCCGCCGATGGCCAGCTGCACCCTGCCCGGCCGGGATTCCTTGGTCACCGGGGCCTTGGGCAAAGGTTCCTGACGGCACCCGGCCAGTACCGCCAGACTGAAAGCGGCCAGGACGATCAAATATCTGTTATTGGTCTTCAAATTATTATACCACTCCCGCGTTTCTGCTCCCAGCAAAAGAGGAGGCAGGTTTTCCTGCCTCCCCGAAGTTTATTGGCGGTCACTGCCGGTTGGCCACCTGTTCCCATTCGTTCTTGTCTCCCAGGAACAGCAGGTAACTGCCCGATCCGCTGTATCCCACTATCTCGAAGCGGTAGGTCCCGGAATAGGTGAAGGTGACCATCTGGGGCTTCTGTTCGGCCGACCCGCTCATGGTGAATATCTTGTTGCCGTAGGGCGAATAGATGCACAGGTCGGCGTCCAGCGTTCCGTTGGCGCCCATGTAGGCCAGGCTTTGGTAGTTGCCGGTGGAGTTTATCTCGATGTCGATGTATATCCTCTGGCCGCGGGAAAGGCTGCCATCCCGGTAGATGTAAGCGCTTCCGGGAACGGCAGACAGCAGCAGCAGCAAGGCTGCGGCTATCGCGATCTTCCATTTCATGTTCAGGCCTCCTTATAATAGTTGTGGTAATGGGCGGTGCGGCCTTAGCGCAGCACCGAGATGGCCAACAGTCCCACCATCACAATCATGCTGATCAGGATCAGGGCCACGCTCCAGTTGCCTTTCTTGATCTCCTCCCACTCGTCGATGTTGGTGGACAGGGCGTCGAAGACCTTGATGGCGATCCCCACCCCCAGGGCGAACCCGATGGAGGCGGTCAGTATCCAGCCCAGGGACATCAACAGCTTGATGATCCAGGTTCCGAAAGATATGCTGACGTTGACCGGCCGGCCGGCCCCTTCCTGCACCACCTGGGCCTGGGCGAATAATGAGGTTGCGGCGGTTAGCAGAACCAGAGACATGGCGGAAAGCTTTTTCATTTTACCATCCCCTTATGTTTATGTTGACCCGTTGTTTTGTTTGTTTGAAATCTGGTTTATATGTTACCTCTTTTAAATCAAATTGTCAAGAACGTGCGATAGTAGGAGCGCATTATTTAATGATATGTAAATATTAACCCCGTAAAATCATGTTAATCCTGTCTGCCCCGGTGATTTGGTCCGATCAAATCGCTTTCTTCTTCGCCTTTTGCTTGGCCAGCCCCAGGATCAATCCCAGCGCTATGGCCAGCAGTGCCGCCACCACCACCCGGAACTCCGGCGGCAGCATGAAATTCACCGACTGGACCGGCAGCCAGAACCAGATGATGGACCCGCCCACTATTTTGAACATATTGTCCCAGTCTATGTTCCGGTAAGTCTCTATCAGCGGCCACCTGGAGAACAGCTTATTGCCGTCGATCAGGGTGTCGGTGATCCGGTGAAAGGTCATGAAGGGGAACCCGAACACCGCCTGGAAGAAGAAGGATTTCCAGAAGGCGGTCAGCCAGGCTGTTCCCCGGCCCGGCAGGTAGCCTTGGTCCAGCAGGCCTTCCGTCCCGGCCGAGAACAGGGGAAAGGCCAGGGTCATCATTACCCCGAGCAGTCCCCAGACCAGGGCCCGCTGCCACAGCCGGATCCCGGCCAGCTGCCATTTGCCGGAAACAATTTTCCGGCTCAGCAGTTCGCCCATGGTCCCCAGCAGGATGAACTTGGCCATCCCCATCAGGTAGGGATGGGCCCGGGTGGTCATCACAAACAGTTCTCTGGTGCCGGGGATGATCAGAATGGTCAGCACTCCACCCAGCAGCAAGGCCCAGACAAGAGAGATGAAAAGATCCAAGGCAATGTTCTTCTGTTGTTCCATTCTTAATGAAGCGCTTTATATGGTAAGTTAAATCTGCGTCAACCTGCGAAATCTGCGGATACGTTATTTAAAGTCCCCGGGCAGATGGATGGCGAACTTGCAGTGCTCGTCCCCGCTGATTACGGCCTCCAGCACTTCCACCCGGACCTTGGTCCCGAAGATCCCTTCGTAGATGCCCTTGTACCATCCCGCGCTGCAGTGGCAGTATTCTTTGGTGATAACATTCCTGGTGGCGCGCATCAGAGGGCAGAAACAGGCCGCCATTTGTTTTTCGTAGGGCGTAGCGGCCTTGGCAAAGGCTTCCGGGTCGCGCGGACTGCGGATCTCGTAGATCACATTGCCCTCCCGGTAGGGATGGCCGAATTTACCCTTGTCCGCGCCCATGGCTTCCAGCACCCGGTCCACGCTTTGGGTCTCGGCATACAGCTTGGCCATGGCGTCTATCGGCCCGGTCCCGAATTCCTCGGTAAAGACACAGGCCCTGCCCTGCATGATCTCCTCCCGGGCCGGCTGTTCCGGAACGGCATTCTCCATCCGCTTTATGGCTTGCTCCGACCAGACCGCGTACTCCTCCGGGCGGTCCGGGATCTGGTCATAGCCCGCGATCACTGAATCTCCCTTGCCGGGCGCATGGCGGTCTATCTGGGCCGCCCATTTTTTCATCTTATCCGCCAGCCACGCCATGTCACATACCTTTCACAAGAAAATTGACAAGAGCTTGGATATCTTTGTTACTTGCCCATGGCCTTCTTCATGGTCTCGCCCATCTCGGCCGGGGTCCTGGCCACTTTGATGCCGCAGGCTTTAAGCACTTTCACCTTCTCGGCGTAGGTTCCCTTGCCCCCGGAGATGATGGCTCCGGCGTGGCCCATCCGCCGGCCCGGCGGCGCGGTGGCCCCGGCGATGAAGGCCGCCACCGGCTTGGGAAAGTTCTTCTTGATCCAGCGGGCGGTTTCCTCCTCCAGCGAGCCTCCGATCTCGCCGATCATCAGCACCGCCTTGGTCTGCTTGTCGGCCTTGAACAGCTCCAGCGCGTCTATGAAATTGGTGCCGATCACCGGGTCGCCGCCGATGCCGATGCAGGTGCTCTGGCCGATGCCCAGCTTGGTCAACTGGTTGACCGCTTCGTAGGTCAGAGTGCCGGAGCGCGAGATCACGCCCACCGAGCCCTCCTTGTGGATGGCGGCCGGCATGATGCCCACCTTGGCCTTACCCGGCGAGATGGCTCCCGGACAGTTGGGCCCTATCAGCCGGGTCTTTTTGCCCTGCAGGTAGCGCTTGACGAACATCATGTCGTTGGCCGGCACGCCCTCGGTGATGCAGATCACCAGCTCCAGCCCGGCGTCCACCGCCTCCAGGATTGCGTCCCGGCAGTACAGGGCCGGAACAAAGATCATGGTGGCATTGGCCTTCTGTTTCTCCACCGCCTCGGCCACGGTGTCAAACACCGGATATCCTTCGTGGATGGTGCCGCCCTTGC includes the following:
- a CDS encoding DUF192 domain-containing protein, which produces MKTNNRYLIVLAAFSLAVLAGCRQEPLPKAPVTKESRPGRVQLAIGGARLWVEVAGDEAARSQGLMFRRQMPQDEGMLFVFEYPQPLSFWMKNTYLPLDIAFVARDGSILNILRMKPLDEGPRYLSQGQALYAIEANAGWFQSQGIKAGDKVHF
- a CDS encoding DUF350 domain-containing protein — encoded protein: MKKLSAMSLVLLTAATSLFAQAQVVQEGAGRPVNVSISFGTWIIKLLMSLGWILTASIGFALGVGIAIKVFDALSTNIDEWEEIKKGNWSVALILISMIVMVGLLAISVLR
- a CDS encoding DUF6144 family protein, with product MKKWAAQIDRHAPGKGDSVIAGYDQIPDRPEEYAVWSEQAIKRMENAVPEQPAREEIMQGRACVFTEEFGTGPIDAMAKLYAETQSVDRVLEAMGADKGKFGHPYREGNVIYEIRSPRDPEAFAKAATPYEKQMAACFCPLMRATRNVITKEYCHCSAGWYKGIYEGIFGTKVRVEVLEAVISGDEHCKFAIHLPGDFK
- the sucD gene encoding succinate--CoA ligase subunit alpha produces the protein MAILVDKNTRLICQGFTGQHGTFHSLKCAEYGTKFVGGVVPGKGGTIHEGYPVFDTVAEAVEKQKANATMIFVPALYCRDAILEAVDAGLELVICITEGVPANDMMFVKRYLQGKKTRLIGPNCPGAISPGKAKVGIMPAAIHKEGSVGVISRSGTLTYEAVNQLTKLGIGQSTCIGIGGDPVIGTNFIDALELFKADKQTKAVLMIGEIGGSLEEETARWIKKNFPKPVAAFIAGATAPPGRRMGHAGAIISGGKGTYAEKVKVLKACGIKVARTPAEMGETMKKAMGK